The following DNA comes from Tepidanaerobacter syntrophicus.
ATCTCGTTGTAAGCATTGCGCTTTTTCCTCGCTTTCTCTGTGTTTTTTGCCCTTTGGCAGTGTACATTAGGCCATTGAAAACACAGGATAGCAAGGCAATTCTGCGTGAGTTTTCACTGGATTTTGAACAATTTTACACATCTTGAATTGTGTACATTTACAGCTTTCTGATCACATCTATACCATAGGCTACACCCAAAGAAGAACCGCAGTCCCAGTTGATATGAACGGTTCCGATATCATCCACGAAAGATACTGTTCCTTGGTCTCCCGGTTTCAGCTTAGAATACGGATCATCCATGCAGATAAGCTCAACACGTGTTCCCGGCGGATACTGCTCTTTAATGCGAAGGACTGTTTCTTTTGAAGGGAAGCCTCTTGCACTCATAGTTCGTCCTCCTCTCCATGATAATATGCGGCATACTTTGGGTAATCTCTACCATCCGGCATTACCAACACTCCATCAGACCGTCCCCGCTGCTTAACCAGCAAGCAAAGCCACACTCCATCCTCATTAATGTGACAAAGCCCTTTATTTTCCTCAATGAAAATGCGATCAACACATAGGTCGGCAACGAAGTTATCATAATCAATCTTTGATAGCTCGATAGTTTTTACAACTACAAATCGTTTCCTCGTCTCATACCGATGCGGCACTTTTAAATCCTCTATCCTAAACGGATGCTTGACAAAGAAGGCGGTGCTATGAAAATCATTCATTTTCGTCCACCGCCTTTGCTCTGCCTTTCCTATACGCCCCGTTACCGGACAGCCTTGAAAGCAACACCTTGCGTTCAGTTTTGAAGTTATCACCTATAAAACCCAACCTAAGCAGGAAACAGCGAAAAGCATATTTTTCATTATCTGTTGGTTTTTCTTTTCGTAGTACTCGCTTCTGTAATTTTGCCTGTTCTGCCATCTGCTTTGCCAGCGTTATATAGGTCTGCACTTCATCAGCATTTAAAGTCGCGTTCCAGAAAGGGAAGGAAATCTCATCATTTTCAGCTAAGACTACAAGTTCCCCCTCAATCAACATCGCCTTCTTTATCAATGTCTCTTTGCTGGCCAGCATATTATTAAGGTTTTCAAGGCTTGTCTCGCTAAAGCCCTCCAAAAAAAGAGTAATTGTCATGGTTCCCTCTGCTGATAAGCCCGCCATATTCAGCGCGTCAATAACAGAACGGATGGTTTTTATTTCATTGAGACTGATTTTCGGTGAGTGAACCACACTGTCCCTGTCAATCGTCCAACTGCCAGCAGATTTTTCGTCTTTAATCTCATACAAAAACTCCGGTGCTCCGGCATAGCGCACCTGGCCTTCAAGGGCTTCAGCTATGACCGAGGCAATGGCTTTTCTCTCCTGACCGACAATCTTCTGTGAAAAGCGAAAGCTGTTATTGCTCATGCCATACACCTCCCCTCAAATAAGCTAAAACATTTTTGATTCCCATAAAAAATCCCACCTTTCCTTTTTGGTGGAGTACATTAACGCTCTGTTTTGAGGGGAAAGCAAGGACATTTTTAATCAATCTGTGTTTCCGCGTAAGGTATTTTTTCACTACCTGTTACCAAGAATACTGAATCTGCGCCAAATTGTGAAACATAGCGCTTTACAATCACATCGCAGTATTTCGAGTCAAGCTCCATCATAAAACAAACCCGCCCGGTCTGCTGTGCCGCAATCATTGTCGTACCAGAACCACCGAACAGGTCAAGAGTTAAATCTCCAATATGGGAACTATTGAGCATTGCCTTTGCTACAAGCGATACCGGCTTCATGGTAGGGTGCTCCTCCGATACTTTAGGACGGGGTATCTCCCAAACATCTGACTGTTTACGGTCTTTAAGCGGGCAAAGGCGTGTTCCTTCAAGCCAACCATACCAGATCGGCTCGTACTGGGTATGATAGTCCTTTCTTGATAGTACCAAGCTGTCTTTTTTCCATATAATTGTGCTCGACCAGTGATACCCTGCCTCCCGCATGACGTTCATCAAACTGCCCCATTCCTGAGCACTCATTACCACATAGGTCATGCATCCGGCTTCAGAAACCTCTTTCATGCATTTAAAAGCGCGCAATAAAAAAGCGCCGAATTCTTCGGTGCTCATATTGTCATTTAGAATTTGTCTTGGCTTCCAGCTTGGATGCCTGGTATCTGAACCGTAATCAACATTCCAGGGTGGGTCGGTGAAAACAAATCTCGCCTTTTGCCCATCCATCAGCTTTTGCACATCTGAAAGCAGTGTGCTGTCACCGCACATCAGACGGTGGCTGCCAAGTACCCATATGTCGCCCTTTTTAGTGACCGGAATTTTAATCTCTGCAATTGCCTTTTCTGTATCGAAATTATCCTCTTTGACATTAGCGGTTGATTTATCACGGAACAACTCATCAATTTCCGCAGCATCAAACCCGGTAAGAGAAACATCAAAGCCATCTTCATTTAAATCCATAAGCAGATCGGTCAAAAGCGGAATATCAAACTCACCACTGATTTTATTCAGCGCGACATTGAGCGCCTTTTCCCGCTGTTCATCCAAATCAAGTACAACACAGTCGATCTCCTTATACCCCAAAGCTGTAAGTACTTTATAACGCTGATGTCCGCCGACAATATTCCCGGTGCGTTTATTCCATATGACCGGCTCTACATATCCAAACTCTTCAATGGATCGGCGGAGTTTCTCGTATTCAGGATCGCCCGGTTTTAAGTCCTTCCGCGGATTATATTTAGATGGTTTTAGTTTTTCTGTTGGTATTTTCAGTATATCCATAAATCTTAACCCTCCAGTTTGACGGCTTTTTCGCCGGTGAATTCCTCCCAGCGCTTAACAGCTAAATCACAGTAAACAGGGGATAACTCCATTGCGTAGCATTTACGCTCGGTCTGTTCAGCCGCAATTATAGTAGTGCCGCTGCCGGAGAACGGCTCAAGCACAATACCGCCTTTGTCGCTGTGCATTTTGATGCACCGCCATGGAAGCTCTACAGGGAACATTGCAGGATGCTCCTTGTTTGCCCGGACAGTGGTCATCTCCCATATCCCGGCATAGCCCCATTTCTTGCGTTCTTCCTTTGTAAGCCGTTTCACAAATTTATAACTGTGTCCCGCAAAGGCTGAAAGCCATACATATTCCTGATCGTTATATTCCTCAGTCTCTCCTTTATTGCTGAAGGCTGAAATATACTCATACTGCTGAACCGGCTTGTTTGAAACAAGATGATAAGGTCCTACGCCGAAATTTTGCCCTTGTTTCTTCCAAATGCGGATCCAGATAGGGCGGTAACCATTGGCCAAAAACATATTCACACTGTAAACACTGGTGGGTTCAATAAACTGAGAGCCGGTGGCATAGAGATCACCTAAGTTCCAGCAGACAATATCTGCATACCTGCACAGGTTTCTAATCACTGGGCGTACTGTCTCGAACCATGGTTCAATCCCGGCCTTTTCATATTCTTTGCCTACCCCATATGGAGGGGAAGTCACTGCCATCTGTGCGTGACACCCTTCCATCAACTTCTCAAAATCCTCATCCTTAGTAGAGTCGCCGCACATCAAGCGATGATTCCCGAGAAGCCAGATATCGCCCCGCTTCGTTACAGGCTCGCGCTGCACAATTTCCTCATGCGCTTTATCTATGTCAAAGCTGTCTTGTATCGCCTCTTTGGAGTACCATCGGTTAAGCAGTTCGTCTATTTCAGAAGCGTCAAACCCTGTAAGCGAAACATCAAATGCACCTGCGTCCAACTCAGCCATCAGTTCAGCCAGTTTATTCTCGTCCCACTCTCCCTGAATCTTATTGAGGGCAAGATTAAGCGCTTTTTCTCTCTGCAGGTCAAGATCCACTACAACGCAATCTATCTCTGTCTGTCCCAAGTCCAGCAAAACCTTTAAGCGTTGATGCCCGCCTACCACATTACCTGTTTTTTGGTTCCAGATAACAGGCTCCACATAGCCAAATTCCTCTATTGACCGTTTTAGCTTTTCATATTCCTTATCGCCAGGTTTTAAATCCTTGCGCGGGTTGTATGCTGCTGGATTAAGTTTTTCAACAGATATTTTTTGTATGTTCATGCTGCATTCTCCTGTTCAATATTTTCTTAAGACCCTTTTTTGCGCCCTCACAATCTCCGTTTATTACTTGTCCCCGCAGAGTCTTAAACTGCTGCTTCGTTAAATGGTCTTTATATTTTCTTAGTTCCCTAAGAAAGATTGAATTTGGTTTATGCATCAGCCACCCCTCCTGGCTGTCAGTAGTTTTTCCATAACATCATCGTGGGGAGTAGCCCCCTTGTATTCGGTAGCACAGTTTTCCCGCACGACTTGATAAATTTGATACCACAGGTTATTGGCCTGTTTCATAAAGCTTTGACTCATAGCCACATAAGGTGACGGGATGGCATTGCCAGTCGTCGGATGCTTAGCAAGAAAGCCAAATTCAGTGATACATTCCTCGCACTGAATCCACCGCGCCACACTCTGGGCATATTGCTCTATAAGCTGCGCAGGGATAAGGTGAACACACCTGCGTTCCTTAAGCCACTGCCATGTTTTTTCGTATATTTCCACCGCCAGTGTTGTTTTTCCGTTCTTCTGCTTTGCAGCAAGATAATCCCTCGGTGGCGGCATGCTCTCTCCTTCCAGTTCTGCAGCATCCGTAAACTCCATTACCATGAGCTTTCGTCTGCCGGGATTTCCTTCCAAAATCTTATCCGCCAGAGGTTTTTTCTTCTGTCCTGCACCGATACGTGCCCCACCGCGGTTGGTACCGTCCTTTGCCATACACATCACCTCGATTCATGTAAAAATAAACAGGGGATATACCCCGTTTGAAACTGCGATTTTTCGCGCGTGACCCCCGCCCGTTGCACAAAACTGCTTCACCAGAGATTTTGACCCCCCTACCGTCTTGCCCATCGTTCTCCTTCGCGAGCAGTGATCGATGAGTGACATTGTTTGCACAGGCTCATAAGGTTATTGTCTGCATTGGTTCCGCCTTTGGATAAAGGGATAATATGATGTACCTCTTCGGCTGGTGTAAGCCTTCCGTACTTTTGGCACTCCTCGCAAAGCG
Coding sequences within:
- a CDS encoding DUF4314 domain-containing protein, with amino-acid sequence MSARGFPSKETVLRIKEQYPPGTRVELICMDDPYSKLKPGDQGTVSFVDDIGTVHINWDCGSSLGVAYGIDVIRKL
- a CDS encoding site-specific DNA-methyltransferase, encoding MDILKIPTEKLKPSKYNPRKDLKPGDPEYEKLRRSIEEFGYVEPVIWNKRTGNIVGGHQRYKVLTALGYKEIDCVVLDLDEQREKALNVALNKISGEFDIPLLTDLLMDLNEDGFDVSLTGFDAAEIDELFRDKSTANVKEDNFDTEKAIAEIKIPVTKKGDIWVLGSHRLMCGDSTLLSDVQKLMDGQKARFVFTDPPWNVDYGSDTRHPSWKPRQILNDNMSTEEFGAFLLRAFKCMKEVSEAGCMTYVVMSAQEWGSLMNVMREAGYHWSSTIIWKKDSLVLSRKDYHTQYEPIWYGWLEGTRLCPLKDRKQSDVWEIPRPKVSEEHPTMKPVSLVAKAMLNSSHIGDLTLDLFGGSGTTMIAAQQTGRVCFMMELDSKYCDVIVKRYVSQFGADSVFLVTGSEKIPYAETQID
- a CDS encoding site-specific DNA-methyltransferase — its product is MNIQKISVEKLNPAAYNPRKDLKPGDKEYEKLKRSIEEFGYVEPVIWNQKTGNVVGGHQRLKVLLDLGQTEIDCVVVDLDLQREKALNLALNKIQGEWDENKLAELMAELDAGAFDVSLTGFDASEIDELLNRWYSKEAIQDSFDIDKAHEEIVQREPVTKRGDIWLLGNHRLMCGDSTKDEDFEKLMEGCHAQMAVTSPPYGVGKEYEKAGIEPWFETVRPVIRNLCRYADIVCWNLGDLYATGSQFIEPTSVYSVNMFLANGYRPIWIRIWKKQGQNFGVGPYHLVSNKPVQQYEYISAFSNKGETEEYNDQEYVWLSAFAGHSYKFVKRLTKEERKKWGYAGIWEMTTVRANKEHPAMFPVELPWRCIKMHSDKGGIVLEPFSGSGTTIIAAEQTERKCYAMELSPVYCDLAVKRWEEFTGEKAVKLEG
- a CDS encoding P27 family phage terminase small subunit, translated to MAKDGTNRGGARIGAGQKKKPLADKILEGNPGRRKLMVMEFTDAAELEGESMPPPRDYLAAKQKNGKTTLAVEIYEKTWQWLKERRCVHLIPAQLIEQYAQSVARWIQCEECITEFGFLAKHPTTGNAIPSPYVAMSQSFMKQANNLWYQIYQVVRENCATEYKGATPHDDVMEKLLTARRGG